One genomic window of Luteitalea pratensis includes the following:
- a CDS encoding dienelactone hydrolase family protein, translating into MPVPAPGGTLTAAVARPPGEGPFPVLVLLHGTHGIAREYVRFAQDVSRESAVVAVAGCWFRGGQGAGMQFVTPIACPDAPDTPAATSDEALEIVGALVTAVRERPGVRGDRVALFGQSRGGGAALHYVFERGGVWVAVLNSTGYPQEVVDRAGAVSAPLLLLHGKADSPADGGSERTAVDRARKFEHALRREGKPVKAVYFDGGHNGLFADAKHYDESVRLIAAFLKEYLAKVTWTAAAAEPGAAPDRGGMSAFSEFELPEPRQVSLRVRRRTHNGPTLPADQESRWQRPKPNPRARASTRTSRPEPSPEQLADCKAIMAMCKRVTKQQPKMWGPSIVGSYTYRYESGHSGDAFLTGFAVRGKELVVSVCAENPEQVDLLARLGRHKMGKVCLYFKGLADLDVKVLEALIAGSVAEVRCRYPQPGDA; encoded by the coding sequence GTGCCCGTGCCGGCACCCGGTGGGACGCTGACCGCCGCTGTCGCGCGGCCGCCGGGCGAGGGTCCGTTTCCGGTCCTCGTCCTCCTGCACGGGACCCACGGAATCGCACGTGAGTACGTGCGATTCGCCCAGGACGTCTCGCGCGAGTCGGCTGTCGTCGCGGTCGCGGGGTGCTGGTTCAGAGGCGGCCAGGGTGCGGGAATGCAATTCGTCACGCCGATCGCTTGCCCAGACGCGCCTGACACGCCGGCGGCTACGAGCGATGAGGCACTCGAGATCGTCGGTGCGCTCGTAACGGCGGTACGCGAACGTCCGGGAGTGCGCGGCGACCGGGTTGCCCTCTTCGGCCAGTCGCGCGGCGGCGGCGCCGCACTCCACTACGTATTCGAGCGAGGCGGCGTGTGGGTCGCCGTGCTCAACTCGACGGGGTACCCTCAAGAAGTGGTTGATCGTGCTGGGGCGGTCAGCGCTCCGCTCCTGCTGCTGCATGGCAAGGCGGACAGCCCCGCTGACGGTGGCTCCGAAAGAACGGCGGTTGATCGAGCCCGGAAATTCGAGCACGCGCTGCGGAGGGAAGGGAAACCGGTCAAGGCAGTGTACTTCGACGGCGGCCACAACGGCCTCTTCGCCGACGCGAAGCACTACGACGAGTCGGTGCGGCTCATCGCCGCCTTCCTCAAGGAGTACCTTGCCAAAGTGACTTGGACCGCCGCAGCGGCCGAACCAGGCGCTGCACCTGACCGCGGCGGCATGTCGGCTTTCTCAGAGTTCGAGCTCCCCGAGCCGCGGCAGGTGAGCTTGCGCGTCAGGCGTCGCACCCACAACGGTCCTACGCTCCCCGCTGACCAGGAATCTCGATGGCAGAGACCAAAACCAAACCCACGGGCGCGAGCGTCGACGCGTACCTCGCGTCCAGAGCCCAGTCCCGAGCAACTGGCGGACTGCAAGGCCATCATGGCCATGTGCAAGAGGGTGACGAAGCAGCAGCCAAAGATGTGGGGGCCCAGCATCGTAGGCTCGTACACCTACAGGTACGAGAGTGGCCACTCAGGCGACGCATTTCTCACGGGCTTCGCAGTCCGCGGCAAGGAGCTGGTCGTCTCCGTCTGCGCGGAGAACCCCGAGCAGGTCGACCTCCTGGCCAGGCTCGGGAGACACAAGATGGGTAAGGTCTGCCTGTACTTCAAGGGCCTGGCGGACCTCGACGTCAAGGTCCTGGAGGCACTCATTGCCGGGTCGGTCGCCGAAGTCAGGTGCCGGTATCCGCAGCCCGGCGACGCCTGA
- a CDS encoding PF20097 family protein has protein sequence MNCPKCNAEMERGHFTLPNNVTWYPGDRKTGIVKDQVWLVGRWTLFGDQAEGYICQKCRWAAFQYPHETKPSA, from the coding sequence ATGAACTGCCCAAAATGCAATGCGGAGATGGAGAGAGGGCATTTTACTCTCCCCAACAACGTCACGTGGTATCCCGGAGACCGCAAGACCGGGATTGTGAAGGATCAGGTCTGGCTGGTCGGTCGGTGGACGCTATTCGGGGATCAGGCGGAGGGTTACATCTGTCAGAAATGCAGGTGGGCAGCCTTCCAATATCCGCATGAGACCAAACCATCGGCCTGA
- a CDS encoding cytochrome c oxidase subunit II, which yields MTEWLGLPPLAAAHGGQIDSLIGWTHIFMFALFIGWGGFFAYCLLRFRRSQHPVANYTGVKSHSSSYLEIAVAVVEAVLLFAFSVPLWAARVDRMPSPSEALVVQVTGEQFAWNIHYPGPDGKFGRTDLKLLDLQSNPLGLDRDDPAAKDDVTTLNQLHLPANKPVIVRLRSKDVIHSFGVPEFRVKQDAIPGLTIPIWFIPNVTTAEMRARTGNAEFQYEIACAQLCGLGHARMRGFVTVESPEAFEKWLAQQIEEQGAPDPFR from the coding sequence ATGACTGAATGGCTCGGACTGCCACCGCTCGCCGCGGCTCACGGCGGGCAAATCGACAGCCTGATCGGCTGGACGCACATCTTCATGTTCGCCCTGTTCATCGGGTGGGGCGGGTTCTTCGCCTACTGCCTGCTGCGCTTCCGGCGCTCGCAGCACCCGGTGGCCAACTACACCGGCGTCAAGTCGCATTCATCGAGTTATCTCGAGATCGCCGTCGCCGTCGTCGAAGCGGTCCTTCTGTTTGCGTTCTCGGTCCCGCTCTGGGCTGCGCGGGTCGATCGCATGCCGTCACCGAGCGAGGCGCTCGTCGTCCAGGTCACGGGCGAGCAGTTCGCCTGGAACATCCACTATCCGGGCCCCGACGGGAAATTCGGACGTACGGACCTCAAGCTGCTGGATCTGCAGTCGAACCCTCTCGGTCTCGATCGAGATGACCCGGCCGCGAAGGACGACGTCACGACGCTCAACCAGCTGCACCTGCCCGCGAACAAGCCGGTGATCGTCAGGCTGAGGAGCAAGGACGTCATCCACAGCTTCGGCGTGCCCGAGTTCCGCGTGAAGCAGGACGCGATCCCCGGGCTCACGATCCCCATCTGGTTCATCCCTAACGTCACCACCGCGGAGATGCGCGCGAGGACCGGGAACGCCGAGTTCCAGTACGAGATCGCCTGCGCGCAGCTGTGTGGGCTGGGTCATGCCCGGATGCGGGGATTCGTCACCGTCGAGAGCCCCGAGGCATTCGAGAAGTGGCTGGCGCAGCAGATCGAGGAGCAGGGCGCCCCGGATCCGTTCCGCTGA
- a CDS encoding cytochrome C oxidase subunit IV family protein, giving the protein MTSDHSSLDHAGMHHAADIDKQVRIYITVFVALMALTLITVAISYLHLPTAMAITVAVLVATIKGSLVACYFMHLISEKKLIYAVLAITAAMFLPLLALPVITHHNGFWIH; this is encoded by the coding sequence ATGACCAGCGACCACTCGTCTCTCGACCACGCAGGCATGCACCACGCCGCAGACATCGACAAGCAGGTCCGGATCTACATCACCGTGTTCGTCGCGCTGATGGCGTTGACGCTCATCACCGTGGCGATCTCCTACCTGCACCTGCCGACGGCGATGGCCATTACCGTGGCGGTCCTGGTCGCGACGATCAAGGGATCGCTGGTGGCCTGCTATTTCATGCACCTGATCTCTGAGAAGAAGCTGATCTACGCGGTGCTCGCGATCACGGCAGCCATGTTCCTGCCGCTGCTGGCGCTGCCCGTCATCACCCATCACAACGGCTTCTGGATCCACTGA
- a CDS encoding cytochrome c oxidase subunit 3, with protein sequence MEIPYTVEVRRDTGLTNGKIGIWLFLASEVMLFGALFASYILIRTGAQTWPRGDTILNVPLATFNTIVLISSSVTMVMAWASLERQRFSTFRIYMAVTILLGCVFLVVKYFEYSHKFHDGLFPRTNNFLAIYFTLTGLHMLHVLGGMAVNAYLLGPGAKLWKTNPVWFTNRVENSGLFWHFVDLVWIFLFPTLYLL encoded by the coding sequence ATGGAAATCCCCTACACCGTAGAGGTCCGCCGCGACACCGGCCTCACCAACGGCAAGATCGGCATCTGGCTGTTCCTCGCGTCGGAGGTCATGCTGTTCGGTGCCCTGTTTGCGAGCTACATCCTGATCCGCACCGGCGCGCAGACCTGGCCGCGTGGTGACACGATCCTGAACGTGCCGCTCGCCACGTTCAACACCATCGTCCTGATCAGTTCCTCGGTCACCATGGTGATGGCCTGGGCGTCGCTGGAGCGCCAGCGCTTCAGCACCTTCCGCATCTACATGGCGGTGACGATCCTGCTGGGGTGCGTCTTCCTCGTCGTCAAGTACTTCGAATACAGCCACAAGTTCCACGACGGGCTCTTTCCGCGTACCAACAACTTCCTCGCCATCTACTTCACGCTGACCGGCCTGCATATGCTCCACGTGCTCGGCGGCATGGCGGTCAACGCCTATCTGCTCGGGCCCGGCGCGAAGCTGTGGAAGACGAACCCGGTGTGGTTCACCAATCGCGTCGAGAACTCCGGCCTCTTCTGGCACTTCGTGGATCTCGTCTGGATCTTCCTCTTCCCGACGCTGTATCTGCTGTAG
- a CDS encoding cytochrome c oxidase subunit I yields MSETVVVAAPKSHGAHEVHHETLGFWRAYVFSVDHKVIGIQYAITGLLFLLFGFSLMMLMRWQLAYPGAALPVIGGLFGEARMPGGTMLPEFYNELGAMHGTIMVFLGVVPLAVGGFGNFVLPLQIGAPDMAFPRLNMASYWLFFLGGMTMLASFLVPGGAAQSGWTSYAPLSVLAGTGQTVWLLGMLFLITSSLLGAVNFITTTIQLRAKGLTFMRFPFFVWTQFVTAFLLLLAFPPLEAAAVMQFMDRVAGTSFFLPSGLVVSGQVVQVAGGGNPLLWQHLFWFLAHPEVYVLILPAMGIVAEIVANNTRKPLWGYRSMVYSLVFLGFMSFIVWAHHMFMTGMGTAMAAFFQTTTMIISIPSVVILTALIISLWGGAIRFNTPMLFALGFLPMFGIGGLTGLPLGLNVSDIPLHDTYYVIGHFHYVVAPGTIFALFAGVYYWFPKATGRKMSETLGKIHFAGSIVCMNVIFMPMFMMGLAGVSRRLFDGGEAYEFARPVLHLNVVSSWGAWILMLFQLPFIFNFFWSIRHGEKTGANPWDATTLEWAAPSPPPHGNFLEEPHVHRGPYEYSVPGAAKDFSPQHEA; encoded by the coding sequence ATGAGCGAGACAGTAGTTGTCGCCGCGCCGAAGTCGCACGGCGCGCACGAAGTCCATCACGAGACGTTGGGCTTCTGGCGCGCGTACGTGTTCTCGGTCGACCACAAGGTCATCGGAATCCAGTACGCCATCACCGGGCTGCTGTTCCTGCTCTTCGGCTTCTCGCTGATGATGCTGATGCGCTGGCAGCTCGCCTACCCGGGCGCGGCGCTGCCGGTGATCGGCGGCCTCTTCGGCGAGGCGCGCATGCCGGGCGGGACGATGCTTCCCGAGTTCTACAACGAGCTCGGGGCGATGCACGGCACCATCATGGTGTTTCTCGGCGTGGTGCCGCTCGCCGTCGGTGGGTTCGGCAACTTCGTCCTGCCACTGCAGATTGGCGCCCCGGACATGGCGTTCCCGCGCCTCAACATGGCGAGCTACTGGCTGTTCTTCCTCGGCGGCATGACGATGCTTGCCAGCTTCCTCGTACCTGGCGGCGCCGCGCAGTCCGGGTGGACCTCCTACGCGCCGCTCTCGGTCCTGGCGGGCACGGGCCAGACGGTGTGGCTGCTCGGGATGCTCTTCCTCATCACCTCGTCGCTGCTCGGCGCGGTGAACTTCATCACCACCACGATCCAGCTCCGCGCGAAGGGACTCACCTTCATGCGGTTCCCCTTCTTCGTGTGGACGCAGTTTGTCACGGCCTTTCTCCTGCTCCTGGCCTTCCCGCCGCTCGAGGCCGCCGCGGTGATGCAGTTCATGGATCGGGTGGCTGGCACGAGCTTCTTCCTGCCGAGCGGGCTGGTCGTGAGCGGCCAGGTCGTCCAGGTGGCGGGTGGAGGCAACCCGCTCCTGTGGCAGCACCTGTTCTGGTTCCTGGCGCACCCGGAGGTCTACGTCCTGATCCTGCCCGCCATGGGCATCGTCGCCGAGATCGTCGCGAACAACACGCGCAAGCCGCTGTGGGGCTATCGCTCGATGGTCTATTCGCTGGTGTTCCTCGGCTTCATGTCGTTCATCGTCTGGGCGCACCACATGTTCATGACCGGCATGGGCACGGCGATGGCCGCGTTCTTCCAGACGACCACGATGATCATCTCGATCCCGTCGGTCGTGATCCTGACGGCGCTGATCATCTCGCTCTGGGGCGGGGCGATCCGCTTCAACACGCCGATGCTCTTCGCGCTCGGCTTCCTGCCGATGTTCGGCATCGGCGGGCTCACCGGGCTTCCGCTCGGCCTGAACGTCTCCGACATTCCGCTGCACGACACCTACTACGTCATCGGCCACTTCCACTACGTGGTCGCTCCCGGAACGATCTTCGCCCTTTTCGCGGGGGTCTACTACTGGTTTCCGAAAGCCACCGGGAGGAAGATGAGCGAGACGCTGGGCAAGATCCACTTTGCCGGCTCGATCGTCTGCATGAACGTGATCTTCATGCCGATGTTCATGATGGGGCTGGCCGGCGTGTCGCGGCGCCTGTTCGACGGCGGCGAGGCCTACGAGTTCGCGCGGCCGGTGCTCCACCTGAACGTCGTCTCGTCCTGGGGGGCATGGATCCTGATGCTCTTCCAGCTTCCGTTCATCTTCAATTTCTTCTGGAGCATCCGGCACGGCGAGAAGACCGGCGCGAACCCGTGGGACGCCACGACGCTCGAGTGGGCTGCTCCATCGCCGCCGCCGCACGGCAATTTCCTGGAGGAGCCGCACGTCCACCGTGGACCGTACGAGTACAGCGTTCCCGGCGCGGCGAAGGACTTCTCCCCGCAGCACGAGGCCTGA
- a CDS encoding carboxypeptidase regulatory-like domain-containing protein, which produces MRVAGNTLRLAIVLAVVSIYPGVAMAASSVTGTITFAGKAPALRPLSMDADPACAKKHTAPVANEMLALGSGNTMGNILVWVSKGLPAGKAFPVPKTPVTLDQNGCQYKPHVMGIMVGQTYRILNSDGVLHNIHTLPKVNPAFNKGMPATLKEATTTFGKPEEVFHIKCDVHPWMSAYVAVFTHPFFSVSGTDGKFTISGLDPGTYEITAWHEKLGTQTASVTVAANESKPQNFKFATPGAK; this is translated from the coding sequence ATGCGGGTAGCAGGGAATACGTTGCGGCTGGCGATCGTGCTGGCCGTGGTTTCGATATATCCGGGCGTCGCCATGGCCGCCTCGTCCGTCACGGGAACCATCACCTTCGCCGGCAAGGCTCCGGCGCTCAGGCCGCTCTCCATGGACGCGGACCCGGCCTGTGCCAAGAAGCACACGGCGCCGGTCGCCAACGAGATGCTGGCCCTCGGCAGCGGCAACACGATGGGGAACATCCTGGTCTGGGTCTCGAAAGGACTCCCGGCGGGGAAGGCCTTCCCGGTGCCAAAGACGCCGGTGACCCTCGACCAGAACGGCTGCCAATACAAGCCGCACGTGATGGGGATCATGGTCGGCCAGACCTACCGGATCCTCAACTCCGACGGCGTCCTGCACAACATCCACACCCTCCCCAAGGTCAACCCGGCCTTCAACAAGGGGATGCCGGCGACGCTCAAGGAGGCCACCACCACGTTCGGCAAGCCGGAGGAGGTGTTCCACATCAAGTGCGACGTGCACCCGTGGATGAGCGCCTACGTCGCCGTGTTCACGCATCCGTTCTTCTCGGTGAGCGGCACGGACGGGAAGTTCACGATCTCGGGTCTCGATCCCGGAACCTATGAGATCACGGCGTGGCACGAGAAGCTGGGGACGCAGACGGCGTCGGTCACCGTTGCCGCCAACGAGTCCAAGCCCCAGAACTTCAAGTTCGCCACACCCGGCGCGAAGTAG
- a CDS encoding 3D domain-containing protein: protein MNRFFRGVLTATLLLGYAMVEATHAEVRRPQILQVEATAYCTEGETASGEQTRRGIVAADPRVIPLGSRIRVDGLGRRHSRTYDVEDTGRLVKGREIDIFMADCDAAKEFGRQTARVRVLRAGDGERKAGT from the coding sequence ATGAACCGCTTCTTCAGAGGAGTACTCACCGCGACGTTGTTGCTGGGGTACGCCATGGTCGAGGCAACGCACGCAGAGGTCCGGCGCCCACAGATCCTGCAGGTCGAGGCCACCGCCTACTGCACCGAGGGCGAGACCGCCAGTGGCGAGCAGACGAGACGAGGCATCGTCGCCGCCGATCCCCGCGTGATCCCGCTCGGCAGCCGAATCCGTGTGGACGGCCTCGGACGCCGCCACAGCCGGACCTACGACGTCGAGGACACCGGCCGGCTGGTGAAGGGCCGCGAGATCGACATCTTCATGGCTGACTGCGACGCCGCGAAGGAGTTCGGCCGACAAACGGCCCGGGTGCGCGTGCTGAGGGCCGGCGACGGCGAGCGCAAGGCCGGCACCTGA
- a CDS encoding class D sortase: protein MMGPHRSRSNRILPGLGVALVLAATLTSCGRAADTTPATDGAAAGTAAPAPAPVPAAAPAPPPRELTWSGKVDMKLWSGIRVRTYKAALKRPTPLTLAILKIPSIHLEVPVHDGTSDAVLDLAAGRIEDTALPGTPGNVGIAAHRDGYFRALKDIKEGDELVLETRVATEQYRVEWIKITVPTDVSVIEATPGRAVTLVGCYPFYHVGPAPQRFIVRAVPVTGSPATASTAGS, encoded by the coding sequence ATGATGGGCCCTCACCGGTCTCGCTCGAACCGTATCCTTCCTGGCCTGGGTGTCGCGCTGGTCCTTGCGGCAACGCTGACGTCGTGCGGGCGCGCCGCTGACACCACTCCGGCCACCGACGGGGCAGCTGCCGGCACGGCTGCTCCGGCGCCCGCTCCGGTACCGGCAGCCGCACCGGCACCTCCGCCGCGCGAGTTGACCTGGAGCGGCAAGGTCGACATGAAGCTCTGGTCGGGGATACGCGTGAGGACCTACAAGGCCGCGCTGAAGCGGCCAACGCCGCTCACGCTCGCGATCCTGAAGATCCCGAGTATCCACCTGGAGGTGCCCGTACACGACGGCACGTCCGATGCTGTGCTTGATCTCGCGGCAGGGCGCATCGAAGACACGGCGCTACCAGGGACGCCAGGCAACGTCGGTATCGCGGCCCACCGGGACGGCTACTTTCGGGCGCTGAAGGACATCAAGGAAGGCGACGAGCTGGTGCTGGAAACGCGCGTGGCCACCGAGCAATACCGGGTCGAGTGGATCAAGATCACCGTCCCGACCGACGTCAGCGTGATCGAGGCGACGCCCGGTCGGGCGGTGACGCTCGTCGGGTGCTACCCGTTCTATCACGTGGGACCGGCCCCGCAGCGGTTCATCGTGCGCGCGGTCCCCGTAACCGGATCGCCCGCGACAGCGTCGACCGCGGGCAGTTGA
- the corA gene encoding magnesium/cobalt transporter CorA codes for MLINCVAYQNGTKLADISVEAISDYVVRPDCFVWVALFDPSDEELELMAEEFGLHELAVEDARKGHQRPKIEEYGSSMFTVLQTVDIDPANPDGDLIVGEVAVFVGRNYVLSVRRKTPQGFQNVRARAEAEPENLARGSGFVLYVIMDTVVDRYFPVLARLEDDLERLETEIFRGTPSAKNIEAFYDLKYRLMVLKHAVASLMEATAKLFGGRVPSVCLGAQEYFRDVYDHLQRINAGIDSQREMLQTGISVTLALVNIADSQVTKRLAAYGALITVPTLLAGIYGMNFDNMPELKSVWGYPLTLTTMLVIDVWLFFKFRKNNWL; via the coding sequence ATGCTCATCAACTGCGTCGCGTACCAGAACGGCACCAAGCTGGCCGACATCAGCGTCGAAGCGATCTCGGACTACGTGGTCCGGCCCGATTGCTTTGTCTGGGTGGCGTTGTTCGACCCCAGCGATGAGGAACTCGAGCTGATGGCCGAGGAGTTCGGCCTGCACGAGCTCGCCGTCGAAGACGCGCGGAAGGGCCACCAGCGACCCAAGATCGAGGAATACGGGTCGAGCATGTTCACCGTGCTCCAGACGGTCGACATCGACCCGGCCAACCCGGACGGCGACTTGATCGTCGGCGAGGTGGCCGTGTTCGTCGGTCGCAATTACGTGCTGTCGGTGCGCCGCAAGACGCCGCAGGGCTTCCAGAACGTACGGGCACGCGCCGAGGCCGAGCCAGAGAACCTCGCGCGGGGATCGGGCTTCGTCCTCTACGTCATCATGGACACGGTCGTGGACCGGTACTTCCCCGTGCTCGCCAGGCTGGAGGACGATCTCGAACGGCTCGAGACCGAGATCTTCCGCGGCACCCCCAGTGCGAAGAACATCGAGGCCTTCTACGACCTCAAGTATCGCCTGATGGTCCTCAAGCACGCGGTGGCCTCATTGATGGAAGCGACCGCGAAACTGTTCGGTGGGCGGGTGCCGTCGGTGTGCCTGGGCGCCCAGGAGTACTTCCGCGACGTCTACGATCACCTCCAGCGCATCAACGCCGGGATCGACAGTCAGCGCGAGATGCTGCAGACCGGCATTTCCGTGACGCTCGCACTGGTCAACATCGCCGACAGCCAGGTGACCAAGCGGCTGGCCGCGTACGGCGCCCTCATCACCGTGCCGACACTGCTCGCCGGCATCTACGGCATGAACTTCGACAACATGCCGGAGTTGAAGTCGGTCTGGGGCTATCCGCTGACGCTGACGACCATGCTGGTCATTGACGTCTGGCTGTTCTTCAAGTTCCGCAAGAACAACTGGCTGTAG
- a CDS encoding YceI family protein — translation MSHDRSTACRTLAITCMLLVGGGVLPAAAQSWHVADGRVTVVCPLTVGGRFEAKTTAVKGQVTMPEGTRDVDGSFSVDLRTLDTGIGLRNTHLRDNYLEVSRGPEYETAVLSEVVLDAPPPARGRSATLGFKGVLSVHGNAKPVTGTAEVSYKGDALDVKVKFPLRIDAYEIARPTYLGVGVSNQIDVEVRATLKPATTHP, via the coding sequence ATGTCACACGATCGATCGACCGCGTGCCGCACTCTTGCGATCACGTGCATGTTGCTGGTTGGCGGCGGCGTCCTGCCAGCCGCGGCGCAATCCTGGCACGTCGCCGACGGGCGCGTGACAGTCGTGTGCCCGCTGACCGTCGGGGGTCGCTTCGAGGCCAAGACGACGGCGGTCAAGGGCCAGGTGACGATGCCCGAGGGCACGCGCGATGTCGACGGTTCCTTCAGTGTCGATCTGCGCACGCTCGATACCGGCATCGGCTTGCGCAACACGCACCTGCGCGACAACTACCTCGAAGTCTCACGCGGTCCGGAGTACGAGACGGCCGTGCTCAGTGAGGTGGTCCTCGACGCGCCTCCACCGGCGCGGGGCCGATCGGCCACGCTCGGCTTCAAGGGTGTCCTGTCGGTTCACGGCAACGCGAAGCCGGTCACCGGCACGGCCGAGGTCTCGTACAAGGGCGACGCCCTCGACGTGAAGGTGAAGTTCCCGCTTCGCATCGATGCGTACGAGATCGCGCGTCCGACCTACCTCGGCGTCGGCGTCAGCAACCAGATCGATGTGGAAGTGCGAGCGACCCTGAAACCTGCCACCACGCATCCGTGA
- a CDS encoding exo-beta-N-acetylmuramidase NamZ domain-containing protein yields MRTRTISARQSTTTVLPGLDVFLSNLPRALRGKRVGLITNHSAIDRAGVSAIDRIAAHKRLTLVALLAPEHGIRGTAAEGVTVGDEVDAKTGVPVYSLYMAEDRGPTPEMLKNVDVLVYDLQEVGGRTWTYVSTMALSMKAAARRGIPFVVLDRPNPIGGEIVEGALIAPGFTSFVGMYPIPARHGLTVGELAAYFNHAFGIGADLIVARASSWQRVQWMDDTGLPWVNPSPNLRSLAALSSYPGTVYFEGTNLTEGRGTDRPFEQIGAPWLDAQTVAATMNGLYLQGVRFEPVVMQVLSTASKFKGESIPGLRVVVTNRQTYRPVRTALILIDVIKGQHPEQFRWGPSIDRLTGSDKVRLAIDAGQLAPLLEDWDREADAFRRTIAPYLLYR; encoded by the coding sequence ATGCGGACCCGCACCATCTCCGCGCGGCAGTCGACGACAACCGTGCTGCCAGGCCTGGACGTGTTCCTCTCGAACCTGCCGCGTGCCCTGCGGGGCAAGCGCGTCGGGCTGATCACCAACCACAGCGCGATCGACAGGGCCGGAGTCTCGGCAATCGACAGGATTGCCGCTCACAAGCGGCTCACGCTCGTGGCCCTGCTCGCGCCCGAGCACGGCATCCGCGGCACCGCTGCCGAGGGCGTGACGGTCGGCGACGAAGTGGACGCGAAGACGGGCGTGCCCGTGTACTCGCTCTACATGGCCGAGGACCGCGGCCCGACACCCGAGATGCTGAAGAACGTCGACGTCCTCGTGTACGACCTGCAGGAGGTCGGCGGGCGCACGTGGACGTACGTGTCCACGATGGCGCTGTCGATGAAGGCGGCCGCCCGTCGCGGCATCCCGTTCGTGGTGCTCGATCGGCCCAACCCGATCGGCGGCGAGATCGTGGAGGGCGCGCTCATCGCACCAGGCTTCACGTCGTTTGTCGGCATGTACCCGATCCCCGCCCGACACGGCCTCACCGTCGGCGAACTCGCGGCGTACTTCAACCACGCGTTCGGCATCGGTGCCGATCTCATCGTCGCCCGCGCGTCGTCGTGGCAGCGCGTGCAGTGGATGGACGATACAGGGCTGCCCTGGGTGAACCCCTCGCCGAACCTGCGATCGCTGGCGGCCCTGTCGAGTTATCCCGGCACCGTCTACTTCGAGGGCACGAACCTCACCGAGGGGCGCGGCACCGACCGTCCATTCGAACAGATCGGCGCGCCGTGGCTCGACGCCCAGACGGTGGCCGCGACGATGAATGGGCTCTACCTGCAGGGTGTCCGCTTCGAGCCGGTGGTGATGCAGGTGCTATCGACCGCGTCGAAGTTCAAGGGAGAGAGCATCCCCGGGCTGCGCGTCGTGGTCACCAATCGGCAGACCTATCGTCCCGTGCGTACGGCCTTGATCCTGATCGATGTGATCAAGGGTCAGCACCCGGAGCAGTTCCGCTGGGGCCCGTCGATCGATCGGCTCACGGGTTCGGACAAAGTCAGGCTCGCCATCGACGCCGGCCAACTCGCGCCGCTGCTCGAGGACTGGGACCGCGAGGCCGATGCCTTCAGGCGCACCATCGCGCCATACCTGCTCTACCGCTGA